From the Leptotrichia sp. oral taxon 221 genome, one window contains:
- a CDS encoding histidine phosphatase family protein: MKLYIVRHGQTEWNVLEKFQGQLNSPLTEAGIEKVRKTAEELKNIVFSKVYTSQVGRTIGTAEIILEHNKNQIEREDKLELNKLYELNEIYFGEWQGQTFAEIEKKYPEQYHNYFYDVKKYDAKTIGGEELKDGLDRFLKGLNQIVSENKEGNILVVTHGTVLELFFNYIQNVEAHDLDERKLIGNGEYKIFGYEDGKYFEIEK, encoded by the coding sequence TTGAAGTTATACATTGTAAGACATGGACAAACAGAGTGGAATGTTTTAGAAAAATTCCAAGGACAATTGAATTCTCCTTTAACAGAGGCGGGAATAGAGAAAGTTAGAAAAACAGCTGAAGAATTGAAAAATATAGTTTTCAGCAAGGTTTACACAAGTCAAGTTGGGAGAACAATTGGTACGGCGGAAATCATTTTGGAGCATAATAAGAACCAAATTGAAAGAGAAGATAAATTAGAATTGAATAAATTATACGAATTAAATGAAATTTATTTTGGTGAGTGGCAAGGACAAACTTTTGCTGAAATTGAAAAAAAATATCCAGAGCAATATCATAATTATTTTTATGATGTAAAAAAATATGATGCTAAAACTATTGGTGGAGAAGAATTAAAAGATGGATTGGATAGATTTTTGAAGGGATTAAATCAAATTGTTTCAGAAAATAAAGAAGGAAATATTTTGGTTGTAACTCATGGAACAGTATTGGAATTATTTTTTAATTACATTCAAAATGTTGAGGCACATGATTTAGACGAGAGAAAATTAATTGGAAATGGAGAATATAAAATCTTTGGATATGAAGATGGGAAATATTTTGAAATTGAGAAATAG
- a CDS encoding cobalt-precorrin-6A reductase, producing the protein MIWIVGGTKDSRDILQKLVEEKREDNIIVSTATAYGGELLKKYTSDETKNIQAISEKLNEEQMKELIKDKNISLIIDASHPYAINVSNSVIKVTEELGIKYVRFERKMLDYGTENVVKFDTLEEINDYVRQFEGKNILSTMGSNNLGEIKEMSEKNNLYVRILPTTASIQKAEELGYLPSKIIAIQGPVDKIMNVATLKSYKIDYLITKESGATGGEAEKVEACKECGVMVLVLKRPFVPYKNIFNDVDELVENYDKEMV; encoded by the coding sequence ATGATTTGGATTGTTGGAGGAACAAAAGATTCTAGAGATATTTTGCAAAAATTAGTGGAAGAGAAGAGAGAAGATAACATAATTGTGAGTACGGCAACTGCCTATGGTGGAGAATTATTGAAAAAATATACTTCAGATGAAACAAAAAATATTCAGGCGATTTCGGAAAAATTGAATGAAGAACAGATGAAAGAGCTGATAAAGGATAAAAATATTTCGTTGATTATTGATGCGAGTCATCCGTATGCTATAAATGTGAGTAACTCTGTTATAAAGGTGACAGAAGAATTGGGTATAAAATATGTTAGATTTGAGCGAAAAATGTTGGATTATGGTACAGAAAATGTTGTAAAATTCGATACGCTTGAAGAAATTAATGATTATGTGCGACAATTTGAAGGGAAAAATATCTTAAGTACAATGGGTTCTAACAATTTAGGCGAAATAAAAGAAATGTCAGAGAAAAATAATCTTTATGTTAGAATTTTACCAACGACTGCTTCGATTCAAAAGGCAGAAGAATTAGGATATTTACCATCGAAAATAATCGCAATTCAAGGACCAGTTGACAAAATAATGAATGTTGCTACACTGAAAAGCTACAAAATCGATTATTTAATTACGAAGGAAAGTGGAGCAACAGGCGGTGAAGCAGAAAAAGTGGAAGCATGTAAGGAATGTGGTGTGATGGTTCTTGTGTTAAAGAGACCTTTTGTACCTTATAAAAATATTTTTAATGATGTTGATGAGTTAGTTGAAAATTATGATAAGGAAATGGTGTAA
- a CDS encoding heavy-metal-associated domain-containing protein produces the protein MKKLIKIEGMKCDNCAAKVENALYGLIETEGVDVDLNDKSAKVYLSNDVDNKVLTNLINASGHFNVTDIKEIDEA, from the coding sequence ATGAAAAAACTTATTAAAATTGAAGGAATGAAATGTGATAATTGTGCTGCTAAAGTTGAAAATGCTTTATACGGTTTAATAGAAACTGAAGGAGTAGATGTTGACTTAAATGACAAAAGTGCTAAAGTTTATTTGAGTAACGATGTTGATAACAAAGTTTTAACTAATTTAATTAATGCTTCTGGTCACTTTAATGTAACTGATATTAAAGAAATTGACGAGGCTTAA
- a CDS encoding class I SAM-dependent methyltransferase codes for MNHYFSENPEIKSQKKLIKYTIEGERFELTTDNGVFSKAKVDFGTDLMLKTFIKLNKNSKFEGKSEFKVLDIGCGYGVVSVVMKAFYKGITLVSSDVNERALELTKENLEKYHAKNFEVVKSFAFDEIKENFDVVLSNPPIRAGKETIFKIYAQAYEHLNENGEFYCVIQTKHGAKSTQKKLEEIFGNCETVTIDGGYRIYRSKKEKI; via the coding sequence ATGAATCATTATTTTTCAGAAAATCCTGAGATAAAATCACAAAAAAAATTGATAAAATATACGATTGAAGGGGAAAGATTTGAGTTGACGACAGACAACGGTGTTTTTTCTAAAGCAAAAGTGGATTTTGGAACAGATTTGATGTTAAAAACATTTATAAAATTGAATAAAAATTCAAAATTTGAAGGAAAATCTGAATTTAAAGTGTTGGATATTGGCTGTGGATATGGAGTGGTTTCTGTTGTGATGAAGGCATTTTACAAAGGAATAACACTTGTGTCATCAGATGTTAACGAGAGAGCTTTAGAGTTGACGAAAGAAAATTTGGAAAAATATCATGCGAAAAATTTTGAAGTTGTGAAGTCATTTGCGTTTGATGAAATTAAAGAAAATTTTGATGTGGTACTTTCAAATCCACCGATTAGAGCTGGGAAAGAAACAATTTTTAAAATATATGCACAGGCTTATGAGCATTTGAATGAAAATGGAGAATTTTACTGTGTGATCCAAACAAAACATGGTGCTAAAAGTACGCAAAAAAAATTAGAAGAAATTTTTGGAAATTGTGAAACAGTAACAATTGACGGTGGATATAGAATTTATAGATCAAAAAAAGAGAAAATATAA
- a CDS encoding flavodoxin has translation MSKVGIFYGTTTGVTEDIAHRIADKIDGADIFNIDGNEDKLNDYDVLLLGASTWGFGDLQDDWQTVLDELSNLDLKGKKVGYFGTGDQGTFADTFIDALGIINDEIKKTGATIIGQTSTEGYEFSESRAVVDGKFLGLVVDEINQPDLTDERIDAWVEEIQKEL, from the coding sequence ATGTCAAAAGTAGGAATTTTTTATGGAACAACAACAGGGGTAACAGAAGATATCGCTCATAGAATAGCAGATAAAATTGATGGAGCAGATATATTTAATATCGATGGAAACGAAGATAAATTAAATGATTACGATGTGTTACTTTTAGGAGCATCAACTTGGGGATTTGGAGATTTGCAAGATGACTGGCAAACAGTTTTAGACGAATTATCAAACCTTGACTTAAAAGGGAAAAAAGTAGGATACTTTGGAACAGGAGACCAAGGAACATTCGCTGATACCTTTATCGATGCATTAGGAATTATAAATGATGAAATCAAAAAAACAGGAGCTACAATAATCGGACAAACAAGTACAGAAGGATATGAATTTTCTGAATCAAGAGCCGTTGTAGATGGTAAATTTTTAGGATTAGTTGTAGATGAAATTAATCAACCTGATTTAACTGATGAAAGAATTGACGCTTGGGTAGAAGAAATTCAAAAAGAGTTATAA
- a CDS encoding YifB family Mg chelatase-like AAA ATPase, which produces MAISVFSYSYLGVESYIVEVEVDLSNGLPVFNIVGMGDLAISESKERIRSCFKNIGVDFPIKRVLVNLSPANIKKKGSHFDLSICVGIVANLGIIGNIENLKKYLIIGEISLNGEVKSVKGVINATILAKENNFKGVIVPFENYNEARLIEGIDVIPVKSVVETLKILNEEIEIEDYVEKMKCGISAVQKNEEIERNENFEEKLDFSDVKGQFLAKRAMEIAAAGGHNIFLIGDPGSGKSMLAKRLVTILPDMSNEEIIETTKIYSVSGLLNEENPIISKRPFRNPHHSSTQVSLVGGLSRVGEITLALNGVFFMDELAEFASKTLESLRQPLEDGKVTISRAAVSVVYPVKNITVAASNPTPSGYFSDDPLCIDSLREIKSYEKKFSGPFLDRMDLYVEMRRLKKEEIFSKEESESSEEIKKRVEKARKIQKKRFKTELLNANMSKRQIVKYCKIDKDTQQIFENASEKMKLSARMHDKILKVSRTIADLENSENIEMEHLLEALNYRKK; this is translated from the coding sequence ATGGCTATAAGTGTTTTTAGTTATAGTTATTTAGGCGTTGAATCGTATATTGTTGAAGTTGAGGTTGATTTATCTAATGGATTGCCAGTGTTTAATATTGTAGGAATGGGAGATTTGGCAATTTCAGAAAGTAAGGAGCGGATTAGAAGCTGTTTTAAAAATATTGGAGTTGATTTTCCGATAAAAAGAGTGTTAGTAAATTTGTCACCAGCGAATATTAAGAAAAAAGGGAGTCATTTTGATTTAAGCATTTGTGTGGGAATAGTTGCAAATTTGGGGATAATTGGTAATATCGAGAATTTGAAGAAATATTTGATAATTGGGGAGATTTCTTTGAACGGTGAGGTAAAATCAGTTAAAGGTGTCATTAATGCGACAATTTTGGCGAAAGAAAATAATTTTAAGGGAGTAATTGTTCCGTTTGAGAATTATAATGAGGCGAGGTTAATTGAAGGAATTGATGTAATTCCAGTAAAATCAGTGGTTGAGACGTTGAAAATCTTGAATGAAGAGATTGAAATTGAAGATTATGTGGAAAAAATGAAATGTGGGATTAGTGCGGTTCAAAAAAATGAAGAGATTGAGAGAAATGAGAACTTTGAGGAGAAATTAGATTTTTCTGATGTGAAAGGACAGTTTTTAGCTAAAAGAGCGATGGAAATTGCTGCGGCTGGGGGACATAATATATTTTTGATTGGGGATCCTGGCTCTGGGAAGTCAATGTTAGCTAAAAGATTAGTAACAATTTTGCCAGATATGTCGAATGAGGAAATTATCGAAACAACAAAAATTTACAGTGTTTCAGGACTATTGAATGAGGAAAATCCGATCATTTCTAAAAGACCGTTTAGGAATCCACATCATTCTTCTACACAAGTTTCTTTGGTTGGAGGTTTGTCGAGGGTTGGTGAGATTACTTTGGCATTGAATGGAGTTTTTTTCATGGACGAATTGGCAGAATTTGCGAGTAAAACTTTGGAATCATTGCGCCAACCTTTGGAGGATGGGAAAGTAACGATTTCTCGAGCGGCAGTATCCGTTGTTTATCCTGTAAAAAATATAACTGTTGCAGCTTCAAATCCTACTCCAAGCGGATACTTTAGTGATGATCCACTTTGTATTGATAGTTTGCGAGAAATAAAAAGTTATGAGAAGAAATTTTCAGGACCGTTTTTAGATAGAATGGATTTGTATGTGGAGATGAGGAGATTAAAAAAAGAAGAGATTTTTTCAAAGGAAGAGTCGGAAAGTTCTGAGGAAATAAAGAAAAGAGTGGAAAAGGCTCGGAAAATTCAGAAAAAACGATTTAAAACAGAATTGTTAAATGCGAACATGAGTAAAAGACAAATTGTGAAATATTGTAAAATTGATAAGGATACTCAACAAATTTTTGAAAATGCGAGTGAAAAGATGAAGTTATCGGCGAGAATGCACGATAAGATTTTAAAGGTTTCACGAACAATTGCTGATTTGGAAAATTCAGAAAATATTGAGATGGAACATTTGCTGGAGGCATTAAATTACAGAAAAAAATAG
- a CDS encoding N-glycosylase/DNA lyase, with product MGDKNLKNKNLENQEFESKINKELNEEILGIYGKIKKDISKAISGYKKAWRGTEKEVFAEMAFCILTPQSKAKNAWQAITTLVENNLLYEGSAEEIVEYLNIVRFKNNKSRYLVEFRDLMTEDEKLQPKKILESKGNTFEKRKWILKNVKGMGLKEANHVLRNLGFGEEIAILDRHILRNLQRLNVIEEIPKTLTEKKYYEIEKAMKKYSEYSRIKMDELDLVLWYKEAGEVFK from the coding sequence ATGGGAGATAAAAATTTAAAAAATAAAAACTTGGAAAATCAAGAATTTGAGAGCAAAATAAATAAAGAATTGAATGAGGAAATTTTAGGGATTTATGGAAAGATAAAAAAGGATATTTCAAAGGCAATTTCAGGATATAAAAAGGCGTGGAGAGGTACAGAAAAAGAGGTTTTTGCAGAAATGGCATTTTGTATTTTAACACCACAGTCAAAGGCGAAAAATGCTTGGCAGGCGATAACGACTTTAGTGGAAAATAATTTGCTTTATGAAGGTTCAGCAGAAGAAATTGTGGAATATTTGAATATTGTGAGATTTAAGAATAATAAATCGCGATATTTGGTGGAATTTAGGGATTTGATGACGGAAGATGAGAAATTACAGCCGAAAAAAATCTTGGAAAGTAAAGGTAATACTTTTGAAAAGAGAAAGTGGATTTTGAAAAATGTTAAAGGTATGGGACTAAAAGAGGCAAATCATGTTTTGAGAAATTTAGGATTTGGTGAGGAAATTGCGATTTTGGATAGGCATATTTTACGAAATTTGCAAAGATTGAATGTTATTGAGGAAATTCCAAAAACATTGACAGAAAAGAAATATTATGAAATTGAAAAGGCAATGAAAAAGTACTCGGAATATTCTAGGATAAAAATGGATGAGCTTGATTTGGTGTTGTGGTACAAGGAAGCTGGAGAAGTTTTTAAATAA
- a CDS encoding co-chaperone YbbN, which translates to MSKVLNFTRKDFEREQNLGKGLILVDFSANWCGPCKMLEKVLNNLSGRVDYRIARINVDEESELASELKIKSLPSMMILKDGEIIERLTGFMEDDEIEKIVKKVRKRESITNE; encoded by the coding sequence ATGAGTAAAGTGCTTAATTTTACACGGAAAGATTTTGAAAGGGAGCAAAATTTAGGTAAAGGATTAATTTTAGTCGACTTTTCAGCAAATTGGTGCGGACCTTGTAAAATGCTAGAAAAAGTATTGAATAATTTATCTGGACGTGTAGATTATAGAATAGCCAGAATAAATGTTGATGAAGAAAGTGAGTTAGCTTCAGAGCTTAAAATTAAAAGTTTACCATCTATGATGATTTTGAAAGATGGGGAAATCATTGAAAGACTTACTGGTTTTATGGAAGATGATGAAATTGAAAAAATAGTAAAGAAAGTTAGAAAGAGGGAGAGTATTACGAATGAGTAA
- the galE gene encoding UDP-glucose 4-epimerase GalE, with protein MSKTILVPGGAGYIGSHTVLDLLKKGFTPIIVDNFSNSTKKVIGILEELSGEKIKYYELDVRNKEGLRKIFQENKIDAVINFAGSKAVGESVEKPLMYYDNNLFGMVTLLEVMKEFNVKNIVFSSSATVYGVSEKVPFVETDPMGEVTNPYGRTKVIIEHILMDLAKSDNTWNIIALRYFNPLGAHESGRIGEDPNGIPNNLSPYITQVAVGKLEKLHIFGNDYDTPDGTCIRDFIHVNDLAAGHSAALNYLFNNENLGFDAINLGSEKGYSVLEILSNFEKAVGKEIPYVIDGRRAGDIAVCYADASKAKKLLNWEAKYTIEDMCRDSWNWQKKNPNGFKD; from the coding sequence ATGAGTAAAACAATTTTAGTACCTGGTGGAGCAGGGTATATAGGTTCACACACAGTTTTAGATTTATTAAAAAAAGGATTTACACCAATAATTGTGGATAATTTTAGTAATTCTACAAAAAAAGTAATTGGTATTTTGGAAGAATTGTCAGGAGAAAAAATAAAATATTATGAATTAGACGTTAGAAATAAAGAAGGGTTAAGAAAAATATTTCAAGAAAATAAAATTGATGCAGTAATTAATTTTGCTGGATCAAAAGCAGTTGGAGAATCAGTTGAAAAACCACTAATGTATTATGATAACAATTTATTTGGAATGGTTACTTTACTTGAAGTAATGAAAGAATTCAATGTAAAAAATATCGTATTTAGTTCATCAGCTACTGTTTACGGTGTTTCTGAAAAAGTTCCTTTTGTGGAAACTGATCCGATGGGAGAAGTTACAAATCCTTATGGACGTACAAAAGTAATAATCGAACATATTTTAATGGATTTGGCAAAATCTGACAATACTTGGAATATAATTGCTCTTAGATATTTCAATCCATTAGGTGCTCATGAAAGCGGAAGAATTGGAGAAGATCCAAACGGAATTCCAAACAACCTTTCACCTTACATAACTCAAGTTGCAGTTGGAAAATTGGAAAAATTACATATTTTTGGAAATGATTATGATACTCCAGATGGAACTTGTATAAGAGATTTTATTCATGTAAATGATTTGGCGGCAGGACATTCAGCAGCATTAAATTATTTATTTAATAATGAAAATCTTGGTTTTGATGCGATAAATTTAGGAAGTGAAAAAGGTTACAGCGTTCTTGAAATTTTAAGTAATTTTGAAAAAGCTGTTGGAAAAGAAATTCCTTATGTAATTGACGGAAGAAGAGCTGGAGATATTGCAGTCTGTTATGCAGATGCTTCAAAAGCTAAAAAATTATTAAATTGGGAAGCAAAATATACAATTGAAGATATGTGCCGTGATTCTTGGAATTGGCAAAAGAAAAATCCAAATGGATTTAAAGATTAA
- a CDS encoding RNA-guided endonuclease TnpB family protein has translation MKYNLAFKYRIYPNKEQELLIKKTFGCVRFIYNTILYAANKFYEETGKNKIITPASLKSENQFLKEVDSLALSNAQLNVKRSFTNFFQKRAKFPRFKSKKNNVKSYTTNCVNNSIRIEENEYLILPKLKRIKLKYHREIPKDYRIKSVTLTNSNGNYYVSVLTEFEKEIQKMSSNDKVIGLDFSMSELFVSSENQRADYPKYFRMLEKKLKKLQKSLSRKVRFSKNWYKQKVKISKLHEYIKNCRRDFLHKLSKNLSKEHNAVIVEDLNMKGMSQALNFGKSVGDNGWGMFLRMLEYKLMFLGKQFLKIDKWFPSSKTCSKCGNVKEELKLSERSYKCECCGIEIDRDYNAALNIKKIGKLMLEY, from the coding sequence ATGAAATATAATTTAGCATTCAAATACAGGATTTATCCAAATAAGGAACAAGAATTGTTAATAAAAAAGACTTTTGGATGTGTTCGTTTTATTTACAATACGATTTTGTATGCTGCAAATAAATTTTATGAAGAAACTGGGAAAAATAAAATAATTACACCTGCTAGTTTGAAAAGTGAAAATCAATTTTTAAAGGAAGTAGATAGTCTGGCACTTTCAAATGCTCAATTGAATGTAAAACGATCGTTTACGAATTTCTTTCAGAAGAGGGCAAAATTTCCAAGGTTCAAATCTAAAAAGAATAATGTTAAAAGTTATACGACAAATTGTGTGAATAATTCAATACGAATTGAGGAAAATGAATATTTGATTTTGCCAAAATTGAAAAGAATAAAATTAAAATATCATAGAGAAATACCAAAGGATTACAGAATAAAGTCAGTAACATTGACAAATAGTAATGGAAATTACTATGTTTCTGTCTTGACAGAATTTGAAAAAGAAATTCAAAAAATGTCAAGTAATGATAAAGTAATCGGACTTGATTTTTCAATGTCTGAATTATTTGTCAGTTCTGAAAACCAAAGAGCTGATTATCCAAAATATTTTAGGATGTTGGAGAAAAAATTAAAAAAATTACAAAAATCATTATCAAGAAAAGTGAGATTTTCTAAAAATTGGTATAAACAAAAAGTGAAAATATCAAAATTGCATGAATATATCAAAAATTGTCGAAGAGATTTTCTACATAAATTATCGAAAAATTTGTCCAAAGAACATAATGCTGTGATTGTCGAGGATTTGAATATGAAAGGGATGAGCCAGGCATTAAATTTTGGGAAAAGTGTAGGAGATAATGGATGGGGAATGTTTTTGAGAATGCTTGAGTATAAACTGATGTTTTTAGGGAAACAATTTTTGAAAATAGATAAGTGGTTTCCGTCATCGAAAACTTGCAGTAAATGTGGAAATGTTAAAGAGGAACTGAAGTTATCAGAAAGAAGCTATAAATGTGAGTGCTGTGGAATTGAGATTGATAGAGATTACAATGCGGCACTGAATATAAAAAAAATTGGGAAATTGATGTTGGAATATTAG
- a CDS encoding aminopeptidase: MNNFEEKLNKYAEVIVKIGANVQKGQKVWVNCTTDALPLVYKVTELAYKEGASDVHVKLTDDKLSRLHAEYQSKEDYSHIPQWAIDERNDYLDNNVVFIHILSSSPNLFAGIDPEKLGALAKNAGEAYKHYRTCIMTDVNSWTIASYPSADWAKVVFPDETDTDVAQEKLLDAILKTVRVDKDDPVKAWEEHRKNLNEKAEFLNSKNFVALHYTSKGTDLTVGLPKNHIWVAAGSVNAKGADFLPNMPTEEVFTAGDRDRVDGYVSNKKPLSYQGNIIDKFKLTFKDGKVVDFEAEEGYDILKQLLDTDEGSKRIGEVALVPNDSPISNSGLLYYQTLFDENASNHLALGAAYPTNVKNGTKMTEEELIKAHINQSISHVDFMIGDAEMDIDGILEDGTKIPVFRKGNWAF; this comes from the coding sequence ATGAACAACTTTGAAGAAAAATTAAATAAATATGCAGAAGTAATCGTAAAAATTGGAGCAAATGTTCAAAAAGGACAGAAAGTTTGGGTAAACTGTACGACTGATGCGTTGCCATTGGTTTATAAAGTTACGGAATTAGCTTATAAAGAGGGAGCGAGTGATGTTCATGTTAAATTGACAGATGATAAATTGTCGAGACTTCATGCTGAATACCAGTCAAAAGAAGATTATTCTCACATTCCTCAATGGGCGATTGACGAGAGAAATGATTATCTTGATAATAATGTAGTGTTTATCCACATTTTAAGTAGTTCTCCAAATTTATTTGCAGGAATTGATCCAGAAAAATTAGGAGCATTGGCAAAAAATGCGGGAGAAGCCTACAAACATTACAGAACATGTATTATGACAGATGTAAATTCATGGACGATTGCAAGTTATCCTTCAGCAGATTGGGCAAAAGTTGTATTCCCAGACGAAACAGATACCGATGTTGCACAAGAAAAATTGCTTGATGCAATATTGAAAACTGTAAGAGTTGACAAAGATGATCCAGTTAAGGCTTGGGAAGAACATAGAAAGAATTTGAATGAAAAAGCTGAATTTTTGAATAGCAAAAATTTCGTGGCACTTCACTATACTTCTAAAGGAACTGATTTGACAGTTGGGCTTCCTAAAAATCATATTTGGGTGGCAGCTGGAAGTGTTAATGCGAAAGGAGCTGATTTCTTGCCTAATATGCCAACAGAGGAAGTGTTTACAGCTGGAGACCGAGATCGTGTAGATGGTTATGTTTCTAATAAAAAACCACTTTCGTATCAAGGAAACATTATTGACAAATTCAAATTGACTTTTAAAGATGGAAAAGTTGTAGATTTTGAAGCAGAAGAAGGTTATGACATTTTGAAACAGTTGCTTGACACTGATGAAGGTTCGAAAAGAATAGGAGAAGTTGCTCTTGTGCCAAATGATTCGCCTATTTCAAATTCAGGACTTCTTTATTATCAAACATTATTTGACGAAAATGCCTCAAACCACTTAGCATTAGGTGCTGCATACCCGACTAATGTAAAAAATGGAACAAAAATGACAGAAGAAGAATTAATAAAAGCTCATATTAATCAATCAATTTCACATGTTGATTTTATGATTGGTGATGCTGAAATGGATATTGACGGAATTTTGGAAGATGGAACGAAAATTCCTGTATTTAGAAAAGGAAATTGGGCCTTTTAA
- a CDS encoding type B 50S ribosomal protein L31, whose product MKKDLHPKYDFVVFEDTSNGEKFLGKSTKGSKETTTFEGKEYPVIKVATSSTSHPFYTGKSKFVDETGRVDKFKKKYNL is encoded by the coding sequence ATGAAAAAAGATTTACATCCAAAATACGATTTTGTTGTATTCGAAGATACAAGTAACGGAGAAAAATTCTTAGGTAAATCAACAAAAGGTTCAAAAGAAACTACTACTTTTGAAGGAAAAGAATATCCTGTAATTAAAGTTGCAACAAGTTCAACTTCACACCCATTCTATACTGGAAAATCTAAATTTGTTGATGAAACAGGAAGAGTTGATAAATTTAAGAAAAAATATAATTTATAA